The following nucleotide sequence is from Oenanthe melanoleuca isolate GR-GAL-2019-014 chromosome 5, OMel1.0, whole genome shotgun sequence.
GCCTCAGAGCCTCCCAAGTCCCCTcccccccagagctgccctgcatcCTCGGACTGCGTGGGGTGGGGGTCCCGGGGGCCGTGCCCCCCCTCCCTCtgcggggcggtgcggggccggTCCCCCGCCCTGAGCGCGCTCCGTTCCTGTTCCAGGCGTTCATTCCCGGTCATGGAGCCCAAGCAGGCGGACGTGTCCATCCCACTGCAGTCCCCCGGGTGGGGGGCGGCCGCCCCCGGACCCCGGTCCGACCCGCAGCCCCGGGACTACGTGCTCTGGTCGGTGCTCAATGTGCTGCTGTGGAGCGCGCTGGGCGGGCTGGGCTGCCTCGGCTTCCCCGCGCTCGTCTGCTCCGTCAAGGTGAGGGGGGGACCGGGGACCCCAGCCAGATCCCCGGATCTAGTCCTGATGGGCGCCGGGACCCCCACCCAGCTCCTCTCAGGACCCCTCGGCTGAGCCCGTCACGGGACCCCCGACATGTCCCGACTCCCTCCCCAACTCCGGACCTCTCATCCAGCCCCACCCGGGACCCCCCGACCCAGCCCGACTCGGACCTTTTCCTCACCCCGGGATCCCCCAGTCCCgtccccccatccccagccctccctgccaccACCCTGATCCTCTCCCCACTGCCGACCCCCTCCAAACTCCCCTCCCACGCCCGGATTCCCAGATCCAGTCTCTCATCCTGGATCCCCAGTCTGGTCTCCTATCCCCGATGCCACCCCCAATGCTCTGCGCCCCCCCCGAGTGCCGCGATGCGGGGCAGTGCCCGCTGGCCTCACCCGTGCCCTGGGTCAcactgtgctcccagcacaacCTTGCGGCCGCCCCCGGGCAGGTCGGCCCCCAGTCAGTGCTCCCCACACCCTGAGCCCCCCGTTTGCCCCCCAGGCCCGTGACTGCAAGTTGGTGGGCGACCTGGAGGGCGCCCGACGCCACAGCGACCGCGCCAGGGTGGCGAACATCGTCTGCTCCGTGGCGGTCGCCGTCGTCTGGCTGATCTTCATCATCATCGTCGCCATCGTCGTCTCCACGCTCAGGACCACCTGACCACCGCCTGGCCCCACCCGCGGGGtgcttcccctccctcctgcctccaaAATGTGCCCGCTCGGGGCGCGGGGGCAAAGGGAGTGACCCCCGGTCCCCCCGCCGCCCACGGCGCGGGTGTCCCCGCGCAGGCTGGGGCGAGGGGGACAGCCACCTCCCTTCGCTCTTCTCACGCGCGTCCTGGCACCTGTGACACACCTGTCGGTCACCGATGCCACCAATAAAGTTGGTCCTGCCAGACCCCTCCGTTGTCACCTCATTCACCGCGGGGATTCCTCGGGCATCTCTCTGgcgtcctcctcctcctgctcctctccctgcatccatcctgccgcttccagcccaaatcctagggaaatttcttcccaatatcttGGGCatggcagaaaaaggaaattaaagccCTTCCGTGTGTTTTTTTGCTGCCCATGCcccccatcctgcagccctgccttccCCCCGCTGCCGGGAAGCCCCATGGATGTGGCTCTTCCACCTTTCCACATTAACTTCCCATTTCATCCATCCGGAGCCCAGGAGTGCTGCCGAGGGCGGGTTCTaccctgcccagcacacctGTAGGGTGGGGTTGGAGGTACCTGTGCCAGCCAGCGCCCTGGTGGTCTGGGGTCCGCCTTGGAGCGACCCTCCTGCGGTGTCAGAGTCACGCTGGGGCCACCCGTGCTCCTCATCCCGGGAGGAAGGCTGGCTATAAAAAGCCCGTCGCCATCCCAGCCTTTCTGTGGGACAACCGCATCGCTCAGGGCTGTAATTTGCCAGGTTTATATTTAGCGGGGCACGGGTATAAAAGGAgccccggccgcgctccccCGAGGCTGCCGGAGCCGCGGGTGCCGCTCTCCGTGGCCATGGACACCTCGTACCCGAGGGAGGAGCGGCCGCCCCCCAAGCGGGGGCCGCCCCCCGCCTCCCCCGCGCCCCGCGACCACCTCGTCTGGGCCATCTTCAACACCCTCTACATGAACTTCTGCTGCCTGGGCTTCGTGGCGCTCGCCTTCGCCATCAAGGTACGGCACCGGAGCGCTCGGGGGCTCCGGGAATCCCTCCCACCCCCAAGGGATGCCCAAGGAGGCGCCGAGCACTTGGGGTAATTCCCGGgcgggctggggagggcagatCCCAACACTCTCCATAGGCGGTGACACCTGCCGCTGGTGAAtcctccctgcttttcctgccactAATTCCGGGGATTATGGGACGGCCTTGGAAAACCACAGCCCCCTGCCCACCAGccgaggagctgctgcttgatCCTAAAAAATGCTGTGATGCCTCCTCCACCCGGCAGGAGCAGGTCCAGCTGCGGAAAGATGGGGACAAGCAGGGATCGGAGACAGAGAGCCTCCGGaggaagcaggagggaaaatcccagctccagctggactAGACTGGGATAGAAagatggggacaggcaggggctggaggcagcaagagctggatgaagcaggaaggaaaacacaagTGGGAAAGGATGCAGGGTcggaggggagcaggagcagcctgggatggagggatggagggatggagggatggagggatggatggatggatggatggatggatggatggatggatggatggatggatggataaacTGTGAGTTGCAAGGGGGACAAagccctggagcaggatggggctgcaggaagggctgtgggaagggggTGCAGAAGGGGCTGTGGGAAAGGGCTCAAGAAGGGGGCTgagggaaggggctgtgggaagggctgagggaagggctgagggaagggTCTCTCCTCGGCTCTTGCAGGCTCGGGACCGGAAAGTGTCCGGGGACGTGGAAGCCGCTCGGCACTTCAGCTCCAAGGCGCGGTGCTACAACGCCCTGGCCACGGCGGGCAGcgtgctgctgcccctcctgctcgCTGCCCTCATTGTCACCGGTGTCATCCACCTCTCCAAGCTGGCGCAGGAGTCCGTCGGCTTCTTCACCTACCAGTTCAGCGGGAGCGACGATGAGGACCAGTGACTCtgggagaagggctggtggAACCTCCTCTGCATCGCCCCAAAATGCCACCACCCCTCTCTGCCACCCCGTTCCCCACTCTGCTGTGAGGGCacagttatttttgtttatctATCCTGCGGGTTTTTTACTTCCCATTATCCTGTGTGAAGCCCCAGCTTCCGCGGTCGCTATTTAAATCATTAAATTCTTCACACAGCACGAGTTTCTTCGTGTGGAAAGGGGCGGGGGGGGGGTGCCAAAGGGAAAACataaatggggatttttggctCTGATTGagctcctggcagccaggagacaCCATCATTCCCACGGCGTTTAGGGCTACCTCTGGCCATCGGGACCCCCAGGActgaggaggggaggaagcAGAGAGGCTCCTGGGCCTCGTGGGGGCAGGGTGAAGCAAAtggggtgtcccctccccaccccaaagGGGAGCTGAGACCTGCAAACTCATTACAGCAACACAGACATCCCCAGCCAGtcccagccaggccaggggGGAAGTTGGGATGCAcccccactgctccctgctctctctgcctgggctggagaCGGCTCATTTTGACTCTAGAGAACCCTTTTTTGGGGGATAAACCCCCTTTATTGCCATTTAGTCCTGGCTCAGAGTGGGGCTGTATCCCAGCCGCGTCCAAATCCCAGTCCCGGCGcagtgcacagggctgggaacagcGAGGTCCCTTTGTCGTGCCAAGAGCTGCCGCTAATTAGGGCTGGTGGCTCTGATGAGGCCAGAGCAGGACCCAAGTAATTACACGGCAGCGGGAgagtccctgctccagccctaaGCATTCCCAGATGCTTCGGGACTCGGAGCAGCCGCGGGGCTTTTTATAAACCGGGCCGAGATTCCTGGGGTTGCATTGGCCAGGACAGACCCCTCGGGGCAGGGAACGCCTTCGGCATTCCCTGCTCCTACCCCGGGGACGGGGAGGGTGTGGAGAGGAGGATGCTGTGCAGCCCAGAGTGGGGGGCTGCGGGTGCCAGGCACAGGAATTCCTCGGGATTTCCCTGAGcaaacccacagcagctctttgctCGCTGCTCAGGCACAGAAAAACGTTTGTCACCATCTGACAGGATAATAGTACAGATCACTGATGTCCAGGCTTCCTGCAGCCCTTCAGATGCCAAGTGAGAGAGGATTTAACTCCAGAGCTCCTTGAAAAGAGAGGGAATAACCTAGATAAGGGTTTAAAAATGTGAGGGATGTTACACACCAAATAACAGGAACGTTGCTGCGTGCTGCCCACACAGGGTTAAAAGGCTTTTGACTGAATTTTTGGAGTAATATTTAGTGCCAAAAGATCCTTCATGATGAATGATCACTGGCTGAGCTCCTTGAGCCCACAGAGCAACACATGGGAAAGGCAAGGACCGGGGCAGGACatgccagaggagctggagtCAGGATCCTGGAGTCAGGAATGGGCTTCCTTCCAAACACAAACATGCTGAGAGCATAAACAACTCCCGAGTGTCTAGCAAACACTTTCGAAATGGTCATTTTCAGGCTTGGTTTTCTCTCCTGTGTTGAGTAAGAGGGGAGTGGGGGGCTCAGACGTGGTGACATCTCCAGCCATGGTGACAGCTCCAGCCACTGACTCCCACAAGGAcaggtggcacagcctggcacccTCTTTCCACCACCAGCATCCCAGATCCTCTGCTCCAGGGGGCAACACCCGGATCAGCCAGGGTTTAAGGGGTCCTGCTGGGTGACCTCTGGATCCATCCAGGTGCTGTGGGAAAGGAGACACTCTGCCCTGCAACAGAAAAGCTTTGTGTGAGAGATGGGAGTGGTTCCTTCCCGAATTATTTCAGGGAGcagatccaggcactgctgccataCCTTCCCACAGAGGAAAGCGCTGTCCTGActccagcacagcttccaggggagatgctggagggGCCTGGGAAGTCTCAGTCACTTCCATCCTGATCTCCTCCCTGGTGATGGTGACCTCCAGTCTGTTGCCCAAGTAAGAGATGCTGCTGATTTTCAGCTTGGTGATATCTTCGGGAAAGGCGGGATCAAAGAGCAGGCTGGACCTTGTGATCCTGGAAAGGCAGGAGCGTGTCAGGTGGGAACAGCAGGAGCCATGGAGGAGCAGCCACCTCTCCAGGCATCTCATGCACACCAGAGGAGGCTGGAAAGGTCCTTGGTCCATCCAGGGATCTCTGGGCAAATCCTGAACACTCTGATGGAGCACCTGGTGAGGAGCTGTGATTCCACAGCCCACCCCAAGACATTCCTGTCCCATTCCAATTCCACAGCTGGGGCCTGGGCTTTCCATGAGGCTAGaattcatattaaaaaaaaataataaaaaaataaaataataatttaaaaaagcagctCAATTCCCTGCTCCAGTTCAGAGcttggctccagcagcagttgTGCTGggaatgccctgctcctctcagagCAGGTGACCCTCAGCACCCACCTCAGCTGCCACTCCCGTGGGCTGGagggctggcagctcagcacagctgttcATGCTCCTTCCCCAGAAACAATGGAATAAACATCCCGgctctccctccatccctgagcCACAGCCAAGCTGCCTGTGTGGGTGTTGGCTTGGGGTGAGGAAAAACAACGGCCCCTCTTGTCCCTGACCCAAATCCTGGCGCTCCAGAGGTCTCCACAACCAGCTCCAGAGCACTGAGGGGGCCTGGGGAGCCCCAGCACTGCGCAGGATCCGTGTCCAACTGCAGGAAAAGTGGGAGCACGGCCGCACAATGTCACGGCCACCTCTGGAATTTGGCCAGAGCCCcaaagctgtggctggagcCTGTGCCATGAGGGGCCTGACCCAGCACACAACAGGCACCTGGAGCTTGGCCAAAGCTGagatttccagctgggaattcagcAGCTCACACCCAGCTCCACTGGG
It contains:
- the LOC130254231 gene encoding interferon-induced transmembrane protein 5-like — its product is MEPKQADVSIPLQSPGWGAAAPGPRSDPQPRDYVLWSVLNVLLWSALGGLGCLGFPALVCSVKARDCKLVGDLEGARRHSDRARVANIVCSVAVAVVWLIFIIIVAIVVSTLRTT
- the LOC130254230 gene encoding interferon-induced transmembrane protein 5-like isoform X1 yields the protein MDTSYPREERPPPKRGPPPASPAPRDHLVWAIFNTLYMNFCCLGFVALAFAIKARDRKVSGDVEAARHFSSKARCYNALATAGSVLLPLLLAALIVTGVIHLSKLAQESVGFFTYQFSGSDDEDQ
- the LOC130254230 gene encoding interferon-induced transmembrane protein 5-like isoform X2, coding for MGRPWKTTAPCPPAEELLLDPKKCCDASSTRQEQARDRKVSGDVEAARHFSSKARCYNALATAGSVLLPLLLAALIVTGVIHLSKLAQESVGFFTYQFSGSDDEDQ